The following proteins are encoded in a genomic region of Drosophila willistoni isolate 14030-0811.24 chromosome 3R, UCI_dwil_1.1, whole genome shotgun sequence:
- the LOC6648198 gene encoding augmin complex subunit dgt6, with product MDRTIIAPRKAEEKEQSEKLYVKLQGLGMLYPMNDELKPLVSKDMFIKPNQPAFLQVMAYLFRLHDSVEFKKRFYWPITSKKEEATFRSATVEYLKDLNEKHQLKFGDIKSYLVVMPGGLKFINFLSEFIGFVIREMCKTQEKSLRQSLGKDFDVLRKMPLKTMQKRNKLLKEAASSYVEDITENSALLKEKIQKMKGMISQMSNKTGVPVSVMMDESFIQNFEASNMQLIKERVTEPAARLAALEAPLCGLKEDMEQFQAKQLENSQAKESVNQALKVLGHSHQTESEGSKINALLSSFNKISETIAEQLDANDHYNESNEYVTKQLAELQLDLTQMQNQATEIQKSVNIRGKELHNNKNLPSDQTLEVPATPRINNLAAEHPFMLKYVSTPPIKLELPPNGSRNPQVRLPLQDDIVDANLQFEALSKTLVVPAPPRSARKGVNMDHTLDQSSATNRSKILDPMQLLRTINKKTSQSHTNPNQTMQPKSNLSSLGSKWKELQASFGFEETTPVSSSSLLGSHERTITEPTGDTNSSLMAKKSAAMMKVLDASLNVQNLSTSPSGRLDPLVPLPPRLQLNDFTITNSEPLEMDEKLNSPLNLSSNQQDFELQNISDSVLKDISM from the exons atggaCCGCACCATAATTGCCCCACGAAAGGCCGAAGAGAAGGAACAGAGTGAGAAACTTTATGTAAAACTTCAAGGCCTTGGAATGCTCTATCCAATGAATGATGAATTGAAGCCATTGGTGTCCAAAGATATGTTCATCAAGCCAAATCAGCCAGCCTTCCTGCAGGTAATGGCTTATCTATTCCGCTTGCATGATTCCGTAGAGTTTAAAAAGCGCTTCTACTGGCCAATTACAAGTAAAAAAGAAGAGGCAACCTTCCGTTCGGCTACAGTGGAATATCTCAAGGATTTGAACGAAAAACATCAATTGAAATTCGGTGACATCAAGTCTTACTTGGTGGTGATGCCAGGCGGATTAAAGTTCATTAATTTTCTATCTGAATTTATTGGATTTGTCATTCGGGAAATGTGCAAGACCCAAGAAAAGTCATTGCGTCAAAGTTTAGGTAAAGATTTCGATGTTCTACGAAAGATGCCACTAAAGACCATGCAAAAGAGAAACAAGTTATTAAAAGAAGCAGCTTCGTCATATGTGGAGGACATTACCGAAAACTCGGCTCTTTTGAAGGAAAAAATTCAGAAAATGAAGGGTATGATATCGCAGATGTCAAATAAAACCGGTGTGCCAGTGTCTGTAATGATGGATGAGAGTTTCATCCAGAACTTTGAAGCCAGTAACATGCAACTAATTAAAGAAAGAGTTACCGAGCCAGCTGCCAGATTGGCAGCTCTTGAGGCTCCACTTTGTGGCCTTAAGGAGGACATGGAACAGTTTCAAGCTAAACAATTGGAAAATAGTCAGGCCAAAGAGTCTGTAAACCAAGCGCTAAAAGTACTTGGCCATAGTCATCAAACCGAGTCTGAAGGCTCTAAGATCAATGCGTTGTTAAGTTCTTTCAATAAAATTAGCGAAACAATTGCAGAGCAATTAGATGCCAACGATCATTACAACGAGTCCAATGAGTATGTTACGAAACAATTGGCCGAACTCCAACTTGATCTAACGCAAATGCAGAATCAAGCTACAGAGATACAAAAGAGCGTGAATATTCGCGGTAAGGAGctgcacaacaacaaaaatttgccATCGGATCAGACCTTGGAAGTCCCTGCTACGCCTCGCATAAATAATTTGGCTGCTGAGCATCCTTTTATGCTGAAATATGTTTCCACGCCACCGATCAAATTGGAATTGCCGCCAAATGGTTCGCGGAATCCTCAAGTACGGTTGCCTCTCCAAGACGACATCGTTGATGCAAATCTACAATTTGAAGCCCTAAGTAAAACCTTAGTAGTCCCAGCTCCACCTCGATCGGCGCGAAAAGGAGTCAATATGGATCATACCTTAGATCAAAGCTCGGCAACAAATCGTTCCAAGATACTTGATCCAATGCAGCTGCTAAGAACCATCAATAAGAAGACATCCCAATCCCATACGAATCCCAACCAAACAATGCAGCCAAAGTCCAATCTCTCTTCGTTGGGCAGTAAATGGAAAGAGTTGCAAGCTTCCTTTGGATTTGAAGAGACCACGCCGGTATCATCTAGTTCTCTGCTCGGTTCACATGAGCGAACAATTACTGAACCCACAGGAGATACCAATAGTTCGCTGATGGCCAAGAAGAGTGCTGCCATGATGAAGGTGCTCGATGCATCGCTTAATGTGCAAAATCTCAGCACTTCGCCATCGGGTAGACTGGATCCTTTAGTGCCATTACCGCCTCGTCTTCAATTGAACGATTTTACAATTACT AATTCAGAGCCTCTGGAAATGGATGAGAAATTAAATAGTCCTTTAAACTTGAGTTCCAATCAACAGGATTTTGAGCTGCAAAACATTAGCGATAGTGTACTCAAGGATATTTCCATGTAG